The genomic stretch CCCTGTACGCCAAGTACCTACCGGTCCCCTTCCTCTCCCTCTGGATAGAGGACTGCGTCGAGAACGCGAGGGACTACAACGCTGGCGGCGCTAGGTACAACACGCAGTACATACAGGTCGTAGGGCTAGGCACCGTCACGGACAGCCTCGCAGCGATCAAGTATCACGTGTTCGAGAGGGGAACGATCAGCATGGATGAGCTCCTGGATGCCCTAAGGAAAGACTTCGAGGGGTATGAGTTCCTCAGGGAGGTCCTCAGGAACCCGGACAGGACCCCGAAGTACGGCAACGATGATGATTATGCCGACTCAATAGCCAAGATGCTGGTCGACGCGGTGGTGGATATGATAAGGAGCTATCCCCCGACCCCGGTGAGGAGGGCTAGGAGGGAGGCTTACTTCCTCCCGACCACCGTTCACGTCTACTTCGGGAAGGTGACCGGGGCGACGCCTGATGGGAGGAAATCAGGATTCCCCGTGTCGGAGGGCGTCTCACCTGTTCAGGGGATGGATAGGAAGGGGATAGCGGCCGTCTTCAGGAGCGTCGCCAAGTGCGACTGGGACAAGACCGGAGGGGCCCTCCTCAACCAGAAGCTCACCCCTGACATATTCGACGATGAGGAGAACCTGAGGAAGCTGGCCCATCTGATAAGGGCCTTCTTCAGGATGGGGGGTCATCACGTTCAGTTCAACGTGGTAAGCGCGGAGCTGCTGAGGGAGGCTCAGAGGAGGCCGCAGGACTTCCAGGATCTCATGGTGAGGGTAGCGGGCTACAGCGACTATTTCGTTAACCTCCCGAGGGGCCTTCAGGACGAGATAATAGAGAGGACCGAGCACAAACACCTATAATTTTCACGATTTTTTTGGGAGTGATCGCTTGAGCTCCGGCATCATATTCGACATTCAGAGGTTCGCGATACACGACGGTCCCGGTATAAGGACGAACGTCTTCATGAAGGGCTGCCCCCTCAGGTGCTGGTGGTGCCAAAACCCAGAGGGCATCAGCCCGGAGCCCCAGGTCATATACTTCGAGTACAAGTGCATCCACTGTCACCTCTGCCAGGACGTCTGCCCCCTAGGTGCGATAAGCGTATCAGCGGGCGACGTTCACTCAATAGACAGGAGAGTCTGCAATGGCTGCGGGTTGTGCGCCCAGAACTGCCCCTCCGGCGCCCTGAAGCTCGTCGGGAGGGTTTATACGGTCGAGCAGCTGATCGATGAGATAAGGAAGGACATGATATACTACGACTCCTCCGGCGGGGGCGTGACCTTCACCGGGGGAGAGCCCCTCTTCCAGCCGGCCTTCCTCAGGGATGTCCTCTCGGCCTGCAAGGAGCTGGGGATTCACACCGCGGTGGAAACATCCGGCTTCGCCTCCAGCGATGTTGTAAGGTCCCTGATCGACAAGGTGGACCTCTTCCTCCATGATGTGAAGCTTCTGGACGAGGAGGAGAGCAGGTACTACACCGGAGTCCCGAGCGGGCCCATAGTGAGGAACCTCAGGCTGCTGGTGGAGAGCGGGAGGAGGAGGGATGTGATAGCCAGGTTCCCCGTGATCCCCGGGATAACGGACACAGATAAGAACCTGAGGATGATAAGAGATTTCCTCTCGGAGCTCGGAATAGAGGAGATCCACCTACTACCATACCACGACGTCAAGGAGAAGTACGACAGGCTGGGACTTCCCTACAAAATGGAGGTGAGGAAGGGGCCATCCAGGGAGAGGCTGGATGAGATAAAAAGGATCTTCGAGGAGGCCG from Candidatus Korarchaeota archaeon NZ13-K encodes the following:
- a CDS encoding glycyl-radical enzyme activating protein; this encodes MSSGIIFDIQRFAIHDGPGIRTNVFMKGCPLRCWWCQNPEGISPEPQVIYFEYKCIHCHLCQDVCPLGAISVSAGDVHSIDRRVCNGCGLCAQNCPSGALKLVGRVYTVEQLIDEIRKDMIYYDSSGGGVTFTGGEPLFQPAFLRDVLSACKELGIHTAVETSGFASSDVVRSLIDKVDLFLHDVKLLDEEESRYYTGVPSGPIVRNLRLLVESGRRRDVIARFPVIPGITDTDKNLRMIRDFLSELGIEEIHLLPYHDVKEKYDRLGLPYKMEVRKGPSRERLDEIKRIFEEAGLKVVLYG